The following coding sequences lie in one Gadus morhua chromosome 20, gadMor3.0, whole genome shotgun sequence genomic window:
- the hat1 gene encoding histone acetyltransferase type B catalytic subunit: MAGVNAMEKKLAEYKCDTNEAICLKLVRFPEDLEDDGTTFHPEYSHQLYGDDEVAFGYKGLQIQLYYSAGNLSTLFKVKYSSKVTEKFDCVEADDVEVKIRDIIPAGFSCSTDDFVSRLEKEANFRPFGNLLHTYKVHNEEAGELTYQICKVDMACPGFQEYHGRLQTFLMWFIETASFIDADDDRWDFFLVFEKYNKDGETLYATVGYMTVYNYYVYPDKTRPRVSQMLVLPPFQGEGHGAQLLEAVHRFYCTLPKVQDITAEDPSESYVKLRDFVLAKLCRALPSFAPDKLQLGFSEVMVKEAQDTLKINKKHARRVYEILRLKATDMADEAKARDYRLDVKRRLFGPYKKNQRELTKMMKCLRPEELVSHIRHIDTDVQHQELEKSYQEVLDEYRRIIERLASQA; the protein is encoded by the exons ATGGCGG GAGTAAACGCAATGGAGAAGAAACTAGCAGAGTACAAGTGTGACACGAACGAAGCCATCTGTCTGAAGCTGG TCCGCTTCCCAGAGGACTTGGAGGATGATGGAACGACATTTCACCCCGAGTACAGTCATCAGCTTTATGGAGACGA TGAAGTGGCTTTCGGATACAAAGGGCTTCAAATACAGCTGTATTATAGTGCTGGGAACCTGAGCACACTCTTCAAAGTCAAATACTCCTCAAAGGTCACGGAGAAGTTTGATTGTGTGGAG GCGGACGACGTGGAGGTGAAGATCCGGGACATCATCCCGGCCGGGTTCAGCTGCAGCACGGACGACTTTGTATCGcggctggagaaggaggccaACTTCCGGCCCTTCGGCAACCTGCTGCACACGTACAAGGTCCACAATGAGGAGGCCGGCGAGCTCACCTACCAGATCTGCAAG GTGGACATGGCCTGCCCGGGCTTCCAGGAGTATCACGGCCGGCTGCAGACCTTCCTCATGTGGTTCATCGAGACGGCCAGCTTCATCGACGCGGACGACGATCGCTGGGACTTCTTTCTTGT ATTTGAAAAGTACAATAAAGATGGGGAGACTCTCTACGCAACTGTTGGCTACATGACGGTCTATAATTACTACGTGTACCCAGACAAAACCAGACCACGTGTGAG cCAAATGCTGGTCCTACCACCGTTCCAGGGAGAGGGTCATGGAGCTCAGCTCCTGGAAGCAGTCCACCGGTTCTACTGTACCCTGCCCAAGGTGCAGGACATCACAG CGGAGGACCCCTCTGAGAGCTACGTGAAGCTCAGGGACTTTGTCCTGGCCAAGCTCTGCCGGGCGCTGCCCTCCTTCGCCCCCGACAAGCTGCAGCTGGGCTTCTCCGAGGTCATGGTGAAGGAGGCCCAGGACACGCTGAAGATCAACAAG aaaCACGCGCGGAGGGTCTACGAGATCCTCCGTCTGAAGGCCACGGACATGGCCGACGAGGCCAAAGCACGGGACTACCGCCTGGACGTGAAGCGGCGGCTGTTTGGACCGTACAAG AAGAACCAGCGGGAGCTGACCAAGATGATGAAGTGTCTGCGGCCGGAGGAGCTGGTGTCCCACATCCGCCACATAGACACGGACGTGCAGcaccaggagctggagaagagcTACCAGGAGGTGCTGGACGAGTACCGCAGGATCATCGAGAGGCTGGCGTCGCAGGCCTGA
- the LOC115533498 gene encoding calcium-binding mitochondrial carrier protein Aralar1-like, with protein MAVKVQAMQRADPHSLKAIFLKYASVVEDGDHYMTPRDFVQNYLSLHTRPQYNPRTVSLLAGVADTTKDGLISFQEFQAFESVLCSPDALYLVAFQLFDKTGTGSISFENVRDIFSQTTVHHHIPFNWDCEFIRLHFGHERKRLLSYPEFTQFLQELQLDPVVRSGPDSGNVIAGGHAPLVRGRGGGGGGCGCPLTFKSATATAAPPLDHAANRSIRAQVGGEKVYTGPAAV; from the exons ATGGCCGTCAAG GTGCAGGCAATGCAGAGAGCGGATCCCCATAGTTTAAAGGCAATCTTTCTGAAG TATGCCAGCGTGGTGGAGGATGGGGACCATTACATGACCCCCAGGGACTTTGTGCAGAACTACCTGTCGTTGCACACGCGGCCCCAGTACAACCCCAGGACGGTGAGCCTCCTGGCGGGCGTGGCCGACACCACCAAAGACGG ACTGATCTCTTTCCAGGAGTTTCAGGCCTTTGAGTCGGTTCTGTGTTCCCCGGATGCCCTTTACCTCGTGGCCTTCCAGCTGTTTGACAAGACGGGCACTGGGAGCATCTCCTTCG AGAATGTGCGCGACATCTTCAGCCAGACCACGGTGCACCACCACATCCCGTTCAACTGGGACTGTGAGTTCATCCGGCTGCACTTTGGCCACGAGAGGAAGAGGCTCCTCAGCTATCCCGAGTTCACCCAGTTCCTGCAG GAGCTGCAGTTGGA CCCGGTGGTACGGTCCGGCCCCGACTCTGGCAATGTCATCGCCGGTGGCCACGCCCCTCTCGTGCGCGgccgtggtggcggcggcggcggttgcGGCTGCCCGCTGACCTTCAAGAGCGCGACGGCGACGGCGGCACCTCCTCTTGACCACGCCGCGAACCGCTCAATCAGAGCCCAG GTTGGCGGAGAGAAGGTGTACACTGGGCCTGCAGCCGTCTGA